A segment of the Elaeis guineensis isolate ETL-2024a chromosome 6, EG11, whole genome shotgun sequence genome:
GTGTATATGGTGATTTCATTCTCTAAGGCACTCATTCTAGCACTTGCCACTCATATTTGATAAAACATATTGAAAAGAAAACAACCTAAACTACTGTAAATTCATCATGATCATTTTGTGGATTCAACTTGTTTGATGGAGATAGTGGTCACCTGTAAATTGTTACTCCTGAATAAACAGTACAGAAGAGAAATTGCAGTAGAATATATCTTTAATATTTGCAATAATTTGTTGCCACCAATTAATATCAAGTGTTTTTCCTCATTTTACTACTGTAATTATTCAAACCACTGTTTTATCAAAACATGTGGTTTAGCAGATTTTCAATCGATAAATTGATTGTTTGTATATGCTTTATTAATACATAGAACATAAGTAGTCAAGGATACTGACCAAAATATTGTCATAAGTTGTTGCCTTGGAGATCCACGAAACTCAGAATTTGTGCGATGCTCAAGAATCCAAACAACTGctccaacaaaaagaaagaaaacacccGTGACACACCACATCGGTACAGTGAATGGTTTTAGGAAAGCCCAAGCACTTGAGTTAATCTCTTTGACAGGTGCAACAATTACGAGGCCTGATTCGATGTAGGGCTGTGTAAAATCTACAATCCTTGTTCTGTTTGTTGTAATGGAGATGTCCCCTACAGCTGCATCAAAGGACTAAAGAAGAAAGCATGTAGGTTAAGATGCTTATTGAACATAAAACATACAAATCCAAGTAAAATATAGCCATAAACCATGTAAAGTCTAGAATGCAATTCTGTTACAGAAGCAACACGCACATTATCAGCAACCTTCTGCACAAGATCGTTGTAGTTTGGATTCTCATGACCATCTCCAAATAGAATGAATGAGACTGGAACTGGATAAGACAACAAGCTAACTGCAGCTTTAAACACATCAATGCAGTACCCCTTTACATTATCAGGACCACTATCTTTTGATAGAAATTCTTTATAACTTGTTCTGTATGGAACTCCTATCCTCAGAGGCTTCCCATTGTTTGGAAACACCCAACCACGAGGCTTTGTTGTGGTCTCACCAGGCCAAATGGCATTATAAAGCTGTTGGCTAGTGGTGGAAGCATTTTGTGGCTTTCCATACCAAGTTTCAGGAGCAACAACTGAGAGACCAGAAAAATTAGACCAGTACCCTATCTTCCGGACACCTGTCCCTCCAATGTTAAGGATATCATAGGCTGGATGGATTAGGTTCCTATCTGAACTAAACTGAACCTGACCAGTCAGGCCTGTAAAATTTGTATGCAGCAAGTTCTCCAGTAACTTATCACCTCCATCAAAGTACCGGAGTGAAGATAAATGCAGTCTACTTCCATTTGCATCATGCAACCGAGGATCATTAGAGAAAGAAATTGTCTGTCCTTCATTCAGGAACTGGTCAATGGCGTTGGCAGCCAACCAAACCGAATCATATGCATACAACCCATAAGTGTTTAAGCTTGAGGTGGCATTCCCTTTCTGAAGCATTTTATTCCATCTGGACATAAATgcttgtgtgagattagaagctGGGGTATGTTGGCGGAGAACAATGGCCCCTTGTATGGGGGCCATAATGTCAGGATTGGAAGGTTGGGATGAATCCAAAACAGAAGCAAGCCAATCTGTTGCTATCCACACATAGCCATTAGCCATCATCCCAAGATCTTTTGCAATAGAAAAAACAGCAAGCCCTGAGTCAGGGTTTACATGAACAACAAAAATGCGAGATTCCATCAGGTTCACTTCTACCAACAACTGATTAATTACACTTTTATCAGCATTAGGAGGAAAGGCAGCTTTGTAGGTGATCTTAGAGCGTTTCATTGTGAGGGCATCACCTAAAGCAGTGATCCCACCTCTCCCATAATCATCATCTGCAAAGATGGCAATGATCTCTCTCCATCCATAGTATCCAATCATGTCAGCTATTGCATTCATTCCGAAATAGTCATTCTGAGTTGTGCGTAGGAAATAGGGATATTGCAGAGAAGCAAGAGTGGGGTCAGTCGCTGCAAATGAAAGAAGAGGAACATGGAGTTCATTAACAACATGAGAGATGACATGGGCAATTCCAGAGGATTGTGGACCTATTATGGCAACCACATCATTCTCCATCAGCTGCAAGGCTGCACAAACCACAAGCTTTCCTGGTCAAATCTATCCAAGACTTCGGTTATCACATATTGTCATAAAAGTAGAAGGTAGTCCAATAACATTAGATCAGCCTATGTTTGCACAAAATTATGGTTGGAACTAGTCAATCCTTGTACTTGTAAACACATGTGCCTGTCCTATTCATCATAACGAAAGAGAGaagtagaaaccgaaaaaaaaaaaaaaaacctaaataCCACAATACATTTCATCAAACAGAACTAGGAATAAACAATGAATTTGTAAATTACAACCaagtaatattataataattgaacACGAAAAAAGCAAGACTTAATGATAAGAAtacttcaaaaattaaatatgcAAGTACACTATAGCTTAAGGCTTTAAAAGTTCAACATCCTCAGATACAACACTGCACAGATGAAAGTATTCAATGCGATAACACATTTAGAACCTCAGTAAAAGCTAAAGACTCATGGAATCCTATGGTTCATAACTTGAATAACTGCCATAAAGCACTCTcaacaaaatatttaaatttccAAAAATGGTCACTACTGAGTAGTAGTTCCTAATAGCAAAACCATGGTAACCAACAAAACTATATCACCAAATAATCATATCATTATACCTTCAATAATTCCAAGAAATCCACTGCAATTCGTGTCCTGTGCAATCACGTTCAACCTCGTCCCAGCCAGAAGGTTCGGATTGTTATTCACATCCTGGACCGCGAGCTGAATCGCCAGCTTCGCCACCCTCCCAATAGTAGAATTGAAGGTGAAGAGAGCCCCAATATTGACCACACTCGGCTTCGAGGGCACGCCGGTGGCGTTCCGGCCGGCGGCCGCAGCGCCAATCAGAAGAACGGAGAAACACAAAGCCAGAAGGGGCACTGAGCCCATCTTTGAGAAAAGACAAGACACAAGTTTCCCCCGAGAATTTGGGCAAAGCGGACAGAGGCTGTTTTTGTTATTATTTATGGATAAAATGACATGATTTATAGACCTATCGAACACTAGAAAATTTCAGACCACCATGGGGCAAAGAAGAGAGATAACAAGACCTCCCAGATTCCAGTCTACTAAGCCGACGCACTTCCTGCTACCtgctttataaattaaaaaagacCGCAATAAGTTTGGATGCGATTACAACAGGATTTGGGAGACAAAATTCTTGGAAATCTTGAGCAAGTTGGAATAAACAAATATATAGATAGAACAGAGATACCTGGAGAACCCAGGGGCAACGTATTGGTTATGCTTAGTTAAAAGGGGGTCTGAGATCTGATTAAAGAACAGGCCAACGGGCATGGGACGGGAGACTTATAAAGAAATGGTAGGAGCTTTGAGTGTCTGGTGTGGGTAGGAACAGATCACACCATGTGCTCATAAAAGAATCACTTGTCTCGCGAACCATTGATGTTGAGAGTCTATGGTAGTCAACGAATCTCTTCCTTTCTTACAGGCTTGGGAAAAAGGCAGAGAGAGAGCCAACCATTCCATGTGAAATCCTCGTTTACCCTCCGTTAATGCCTCACTGATAACCCGTGAAAGTTTGGGACACCAACTTTTCTCCCTAATAAATCCAAGGCTTCACATTGATGACCCAAGCTGCCTTGCTGTGGATCTTTGTAGGCTTTTTTTGTGCTATTATGGTGCAAACATAGCTAGGCAAATCAATGATATCAAGGTTTCAGAAATCCTATTATCCTGTTAACAGACCCTACCGAAAATTAATTCACTATTACAATGATTACAGTGattattatttatctaaaaataattttacatttttaaaattaaaataattacttaataatAGTTGTTAtaatggatttttttaaaaaataatggttTATAATGAAAACAgtggtattttctttattttcacttTTATTAGATAAATAATATTGTTTTTGGATATAAATAATACTGTTCTTGGATCATATAACCACTTCTGcagataattttgagaatttaagaaatattttatttcataggAGGTATGAGCGAAATATCAGTCATTATTTACATTATAGCAATctatgataattaaaaataatggaaaataataaaaaataacagttatcataatttttcatactaTATATCACATAGCGATAACTTTAGTTGTTATAACATTGTTATCTAAAGCCATGGTTCATGGCATCTAATTTTGGTAGTTTAGTTTCTGATGCAAAGAGTGCGACAGATTGGAAAAGGTTATGCCATATTAGGTGCACGTCTACCACATTGATCACTGACACACGATGTCCGTATCAACTTTATGGGCCATGTAGCGGAGAAATTATTGTCGCGTGGTGTGTTCTCCACCGTGGGATTTATGTGGTCCCATTGCACCTGatgcatgcaatacggaggccaTGTAGCGTGAGTCGTACTACTACGTGGTGCAACGGTTCTACGTGGGGCGGCGGCCATCCTGTTTTTCTTTTGTGAATTGCAATACTTCACAGAAAAGCCTTTTATTCTCTTGCCATGGCATCATATACTGATCTTTAAACCTTTACCCAAATTTACAAAGGAAACTTTGTCGATTTTAGTATTTCCTTTTCACCTTCTTTTCCGTTTTTGGTCGAAGAATCGTAGTCATTTTTACCTTTCTCGTGACGTTGGATTTAGACTTTGGCCCACTAAAGATGGCTGGAGTGATGCAGACACTCTTAATTTGGGTGAAACGAAGGGACATAATTAAGTCGATGGAGTTTGGAGCGCTAATTATTCTGGCCCACGTTAAAATATGTAGCATGTTTTCCATGCGGTCCGTGTCGTGGAGTTGGTCCTGTGGTTTAGTATAAGGATCCACTACTTGAGTTCAACCCTAGGATGGGCCTAAGGGAGAACTACAAGGGAGAAACCATATAGATATACATTTAATGCCATATAGATTACCCAACGAGAAAATCTTGGATATTTGTATAAGATTaagaaatttaaataattttttttgattgattttttctgGATAAAGTTTTTGGTTGTTGCACGACAACTTGGATTCAACTATTGGTTGGGTATTGAGTATTGGGTATTGGATTCACATGTTCTGCTTCAAAGAAGCTTGTAAAAAAGATATTTATCACCAATACCAATATTTAGAGACTTCATCAATTCAATTAGTCTATATCCTCGCTAttctttaaataaatattatccaGATATAGCAACTCAAGAGAGGAGGGAGGATAAATTaggttttttttgaaatttaaagcaACAATATGCTTTAGTTATGATTTATGAGTACTCACGAAAAGAATACGGTGGAATAAATCAATAATAATatgtaaatataatataaataagtaaagaaaaaaatatgtacatgtataatcagatttataatggttcgatgTTAAGTTCAGTATCAATATTCACTTCTCGAGAATTCCTATttgaaaattctattataatctCAAAAATTATAGTAAGATCGTGTTAATTAAGTTCACAATCAATCTAGTTGGCTTTTTACCGACtcatctatcaaaatttttttaactaagtCCCCAAAACTTAGTCAATATAATCATCCAATTTCAAATTTGGACTCATCACGTCCACAAGTTTCTATCCTAAGAAACTTGCAAAAAAACATAAAAAGTATAAAAGTAAATGAAAATGAATGAGCTGTTACTCAAGAAATAAGATTAGCCAATATTGTCGAAGTCAAAAAGATTGAGGTTTAATTCTTGGATTTCTTCTCTTTAATGCTTAGGCAGCTTTTGAATGATTAATTGTTGAGGATGCTATTAGGTAAGCTTATTCAGTAAATACTTTTAAGTTCTTCCCTTTTCTCAAGTTATAAAATGAATAGAAGGTTAGGACTTGAATATACACTTAATTCCTTCTATTTTTTCTTCGGGTATTCCTTTTTGAAAAACTTGCTTAAATATCTTTAAAAATGGTTAGAAGAGATGACAGGGGTGTTGGAAAGACTGAATTAGCTATTGAAGCTTGACACTGTCAATTGGAAGCTATTAAAACCAGTCATTGGCTGTCCCACTGGGGAATCGACTCATCTGTTCTTCAAGTTGGCTCTTCTCGGCCTTCAGTCAGCTCATAAAATCTATGTTTTTGGGCGCTCTATATTTTGCTTGCGATCATTCTCGAGTTAGGGAGTTTCAAATCAACTAGTCAACCTGTAAAGTTAGAGCGCTCTTTATCTTTTGCCTACAGCCATTCTTGAGTTAGCTCATACTCCAGCTGGGGTTGTCTAATGAGTCATATTTGTTGGGGAAAATTTTACACGAACTGATGATACGGAGAAATCCAAAGCCCAAGATGTCCAAACCTAGTAAGCCTGCCTGCTAAGCCCCTGCCGACCTATCATTGGCCGCAATCTTCATCACATCGTCGCCGACTAGTCTTTGACTTCTATCCCTTTAGTGCTCCACAGCTTGAGTAGATGAAGACCCACTGACTAGCACTCGATAACCCTCGTCCAGAGCTGTTGATATTTCCTCGATACATGATCCTTGCAGACTAGGCTGAAGAGTCATCGACGCACTCAAATGATAAGCTCAGTCTATCCAGATAACGATCTTCAGCCGATCATATCCGGCCAATAGGTTTTTTACTACCTAATGGACTGTCAGCTCTTGACTTCTCTATTTAAGAACGACATAGAATATCCGATTTCTAATTGTGGTCGATCAGTCCTCAGCTCACCAATATTAGTTTGGCACACCAGCTCAAAATTTAATATTTGTTAGGCTACAACTGTCACGAAACAGATAAAGCAACTACAACCACGATATCCCGAGAATCTCGAACTATAATTCCTCCACTACACGCAAATTACGTCCCGACCAGACGGGATCATGCCAACCGACTTACCAACAAAGCTCCTCCTACTTTCATCCATAAAAGCAAGCCCAAAGGAGATCCTAAAAAAGGTACGTCATTACTTTACCTCTCATGTTGCTCCATCTGTTAATCAAGGattctgacttgagcattagaGGGTTCCTACCAAAGTAACCTccgataagaattttttttacagaTCACACCCTCGGGAGATCTTATCTTGCCGTCCACTCCAGCATCCTGGCATCCTAGAGAATCTTGCACCAATAATACCAATTTCTTCCGGTATGTCAAAGTCAAGTCCTGAGTTTTTATGAGTTGACTTACGAGGCCATCAGAAATGTAACTTCTTTATCTTATCCTATGGTTGTGCTTAACTTGTCTCATTAAGGTCAAAACTCATGAAGTTGATCTTTAAAATCTATTTGACTTGGCCTATTGGAGAGGCTTTCTTATTTCATTAAGTGAATTATTTTAAGCACCTGAGAAATTTTGCaatcaatcttaaaaaaatataaatagtactaattttatttaattattttattatcatcaaaatcaagacCTTAGATCAGTAATAGATCTCTAAACTTTTGACAAataaccaaaaaaattttgaaaatgagtGAAACCATGGGGATGATGGTAGGGCGAGAGAGGGCCCAACGTACCTGAAAAAGGCTTGACCTTCCGAGCAACAATATGTGGCCATTAATAAGCAAAAAGATATTTGTACACAATCAATTTGTTAACAAGGAAAAAATAGCATGATTTGTCTAAACAGTGCTagataaaagatttttttggatgcATACAAAAGATATTTGTAAACCTCTGAGGGCACAACTTACCTCCAATGGtccatttatcaaaaaaataaaaataaaaagacctTTATCTCTAAAGATATTGGACGTGATGATAAAGATGTATTATTAATTTGTTTGGACCCGCAATGGAACCCACCATCGCCAGGGAAGGATCCGGTCTGGGATTCGCGATGTTTCTTCACAAATATCTTAGTGCAGCTAACACGGGATTCAAGCCATCGAAAGACTTTGAGCCAGGAATCACCAATTTTGGAAATTAACCGAACATTGTTATCCACCATTTCGTCACTTTattcttttgaaaaagaaatCTAATAAATGTGAGCAATGAAATGCACTTGATTTTCAACTCAAGACGTTAACATCACTAGTGCTAGAAAAAGTCACAAATAATAAATCTGATTCTTTGATGATTTATAAACTTTTGGATTGCCGGGTATGATTTACGTCAACggcaaatttttatgaattacctTGGAAGCATGGGCATCAACTAGTTCGGTCAATAACACTGTTTAGAGTTGTTATCAATGAATCTGCTTGCATGATCTAAATTTTGTTATCTACGGATAGTCATGAGCAACCCCCTCTTAttattttcacaaaaaaaaaaaaaaatctattggaAGTATTGCAACCAACTCTCTATCACCTATTATCGGTGAAGATATCTGTAAAATCAAGTCCTCACAGATCAGAGTTGTATCCGATGGAgattctccgatgcttaagtcagagagaagtTGGTGAACAGCTAATCAAAGATTTGAGTGTGGCAAAGTCTTGGCCTAGAATTGCCTTATCCCTGCTGCTCGTTTacctctctttttatagatgattctgatgtaaccgtctagcacgtggtcccactttttatgcCACTAAATTATCGAGCTATAATTGCGGAGTTAGTGGGTCGTTTATTCTCAGTAATGGCCGTGACACGTAGTTGATAACTATTCATAATGGTTAGGATATGTTGAGTAGATAAGCTAAATGTATATCGATAATACTGATAAGTCGGTAGAAGATCCGAATGTCTATCggctggtaactctgatatgccgacggTCTTCGATCGGTGGTTAATTAAGTCATATATTGTTGGTCGATAATAATCGACTGTAGGTCGGTCAACCGATTGTGATCGGCATAATATGTTCATTCGGCTGATGTAGAGTCAGAGTCAGGGGTCGGTTATATTGCCCCAACAATTGCCTTCTACTCCCAAATCTAAAGTGGCTCGATGTGTATTTCATCACGTGGCCTGTCACATTGGACGAAGGGAGTTGTCACATGTCACTTCGAGCCCCGACTTGCTTGCTAGTCACCTTTGAGTATGAGAGTTTTTCGGCTGTTTTGTCATTTCGGTGGCTGCAAAACCATCATTAGGTTGTCATGTCAATAGGACAATTCGGTATCAGACGTCTGTATCGGACATCGTTTCAAGAAGATAATTCGGTGCCGGACGATATGATTTTGACTAGTAGATTTTAGTCACGTATCTGAATGTCATTGGAATCAGAGCTGTTCACATGGATGATGGTGAGATGCCACGATCAGAAGCAGGTGCGTTgaaccgtccgatcaatggtcGGTTTGGATGTTGCCATGTATCGTCATCTGATGAGACTGATTTGATCGCTTTCATTCTGATTGTTGAAGgatcttatatatatagggtcacttTCAGTCAGACTTTACATTTTGTCTTTATTCTTTGCTACTAAAATCCTGATGGAAAGTCACCCCAGCCTCAAAAGATTCTCGTCCTTTCCTTCGTCTTTCTTTTTGGTTTTCATATTAAGTTTTTGTCCTTCCTTGGGTccatcttctttttgattttttttcgttTTCTTCTCCAATGGTTAGGGCCTCTTCTTCTCAGGATAGTCGGTAGGAGAATCTGGCTGATGACTCTCCGTCGGATCCAAAAGTGGAGGCTTATTCACTTTTTAGACCGAATATTGAATGGCTCCAAAAATAATATCGTATCCTGAAGCAATATCAACTTTTTACGCCTGATGCCGATGGTCGGGTAAACTCCCCTCCTTCAGGCCAAGTGACTttctatgtcgaagaccttcggaCGGGTCTTCGATTTTCGATTCCGAAGTTCGTCTGAAATCTTCTGGACTATTATGGTCCCTGTCCTGCTCAGCTGGCACCGAACTCGATCCGGCTTATAATcagctttgctttgttgtgtcagtTAATACCGATCGAGCCTCGTCCTTCTCTTTTTTGTTCCATTTTTATTCTCCGTCCCTATCCAAAGGCCAAGGgttggtggtttttcaacccAAGAAAGGGTCTCTCCTTCattaccggtcttccatcgtttaTTCATGGATGAAAGAACTAATTCTTCTTTGTTGCTTCTTCTCTTCTCTGGGGCTTCCCTTCACGCTGGGGCGATCCAAGGACCGGCCCCAACGATAACCGTCAAGTGGAGGTCAGCAattgggaggacttccaccggttGAAGGACATGGTGATCCCACCACAGAGAGAGCTGATGACTGAACAAGCTCTCTACAATGTCAGTCTTAATTCGGTCATCAATTTAGGTATAGCATAGTcgatcacttttattttttttattttttttttgaattatactAACTTTCTTTTTTCGATCGCAGCTATGCAACCGAGGGCGCGAGTATCGATCATCGATATTCACCAGCTTACCGTCAAGAAGAGGGCAGCGGTGTCTGAAGCTAGACCctttcgaccatcgaagaagggtcGGGCAACTACATCTGTGCCGGTGAGAAAACTTGATGTACCATCGACATCGGTTCTTGAGTTGATTCTGGAGCTGTCGGCTTCGACAGTGCTCCCCAGCATGCCATCTATTGAAGAGGGGGCGACAAGAGAAGATGGGGCTGCCGCAGCAACATCGGTAGCTCCACCAACTGAGGTTCGGGCCGAGGTGGAGGCCATAGTCGAACCCGAACAATCAACGGCTGCGCCAAGCGCTCCCCTAGCAGAGCTCTCTCAGGAGCAGTCAAGCTCCAGCTTCCCCACTTTTTCAAATACGGGACCGCGGACAGAAGATCGGGGGAAGGCACCGACGATTTCGATGGATGATGCAACGTCGGTGGGTCACACAGTTCACTGTGACGTCAGAGTTTTTGAGGATGAGTTGGCCTTGGCCAATTCGACATTGGCCAAGTGGCTCATCCAAGCTGCTCTTCTCTCGATCGATCGAGAGTACAGAAAGAACAAAACTATCACCGAgatgttctcttctttttatccgatgatacttgaggtaagttttccttcgtttttttttttatctgatctgaCGTATCCTCTGTTTGCAGTTGGTATATGATATGTTCGATCTGGAAGTCGGCTACGGAAAGGTTGCCAACTTTCATCGGACATGGATGAATAAAGTGGCGGCCGCCAATGCTGAAAAGGCGACTGCCCTTGAGCAACTTCGGGCAGCGACCGAGTGACAGGCGAAGCTTTAGGAGGAAGTCTCCCATCTATCCACTGACCTTCAATCCTCTGGAGCCGAACTTGAGTCGGCTCGTCAAAATACCTCAGCTCTTGAATTGCGGATCAAGAGCAAGAAACATTCCATCCACCGACTTCAATAAGAAAGAGATGGGTGCATCCTTGAACTTGAAGCCAAACGTGGATGACATCGGGTCAGTCTGGAAAGATTGGCACTGGCCGATGAGGAATCGGCTTCCGCAAGAGTTGATGCAGAGTTGGCTAGGGTGGAAGCAGAGTCAGCGAGGGAGACCTTGAACCGAGCAATCGAGGATTTCAAGAATtcaaaagagttcaaagaagagatCCTCGAAGGCGGGTTCGCTTCCTACTATGTCGAATGCGAGGACGGTCGAGATGCGGTTGAAAAATTATACCTGAACTTTGACTTGAGCAGCATTATCTCTCTAGTGTCGGAAGATGGAGCTGCTGAAAAAGATGCCACACCGACTCAAAATGGAGCACCGACAACATCAAAAGTTGTCCAAGTCTCAGATGCTACATCGGAGCAAAGAGATGGAGACCATGACTGATGATCGAtgcaattttattttctttttatattcaaatactttgtaatcgaACTTCGATCTAATTTTGTAATCTTctcttttcaatgaatgaaaaaaaaaatttaagtataaactcTCTTCTGTATGTTTGTAATATTGTAGAGTAATCATTTAACTACCAAATATCAATCAACAA
Coding sequences within it:
- the LOC105046913 gene encoding glutamate receptor 3.4 — encoded protein: MGSVPLLALCFSVLLIGAAAAGRNATGVPSKPSVVNIGALFTFNSTIGRVAKLAIQLAVQDVNNNPNLLAGTRLNVIAQDTNCSGFLGIIEALQLMENDVVAIIGPQSSGIAHVISHVVNELHVPLLSFAATDPTLASLQYPYFLRTTQNDYFGMNAIADMIGYYGWREIIAIFADDDYGRGGITALGDALTMKRSKITYKAAFPPNADKSVINQLLVEVNLMESRIFVVHVNPDSGLAVFSIAKDLGMMANGYVWIATDWLASVLDSSQPSNPDIMAPIQGAIVLRQHTPASNLTQAFMSRWNKMLQKGNATSSLNTYGLYAYDSVWLAANAIDQFLNEGQTISFSNDPRLHDANGSRLHLSSLRYFDGGDKLLENLLHTNFTGLTGQVQFSSDRNLIHPAYDILNIGGTGVRKIGYWSNFSGLSVVAPETWYGKPQNASTTSQQLYNAIWPGETTTKPRGWVFPNNGKPLRIGVPYRTSYKEFLSKDSGPDNVKGYCIDVFKAAVSLLSYPVPVSFILFGDGHENPNYNDLVQKVADNSFDAAVGDISITTNRTRIVDFTQPYIESGLVIVAPVKEINSSAWAFLKPFTVPMWCVTGVFFLFVGAVVWILEHRTNSEFRGSPRQQLMTIFWFSFSTMFFAHRENTVSTLGRCVLIIWLFVVLIINSSYTASLTSILTVQQLSSRIEGLDSLISSTDPIGYQVGSFAKNYLTQELNIAESRLVPLDTPEDYASALDLGPKNGGVSAVVDELPYVELFLSNHCKFKTVGQEFTKNGWGFAFPRDSPLAVDLSTAILQLSENGDLQRIHDKWLTRNGCTSQDTGVDSNRLSLKSFWGLFLISGIACLIALMVFFMRMLCQYSEYSSREQVECPISDSERSIRRPARLSSVKDILSFLDKKEDDVKSAIKRKSSDKLNQSAQSSEGQSMSPA